A single genomic interval of uncultured Sphaerochaeta sp. harbors:
- a CDS encoding DUF4912 domain-containing protein — protein sequence MILINIDSLSTTELQYIAQQECLEDWQTLDREELIDALEEAFGEQDDEVSSAQKGKIHRNRFCNSLTDYRGDKQNLSDLPGVEQLPESYLDTSIHLLIRDPQWAYAYWSLSPASLQMVFGEDGQAPSSLFLRVQETRLESGEVLSFDISVEREDTQWNINLPNMGSSYLVDLCWRDRKGNEMSLAQSKSIETYPAYWQKHSEELVGDYSSFLANFSSLVTKEGEIVDNPVIRDLAQHLSKGVL from the coding sequence ATGATTCTCATCAACATTGATTCCTTGTCTACTACCGAGTTGCAATATATCGCCCAACAGGAATGTTTGGAAGATTGGCAGACACTCGATCGGGAGGAGCTCATCGACGCCTTGGAGGAAGCCTTCGGCGAACAAGACGATGAAGTCTCTTCGGCACAGAAGGGAAAAATCCATAGAAACAGGTTTTGCAACTCCCTTACCGACTATCGGGGGGACAAGCAGAATCTGAGTGATCTCCCTGGCGTTGAACAGTTGCCTGAATCCTATCTGGATACATCCATCCATCTCTTGATTCGTGACCCTCAGTGGGCCTATGCCTATTGGTCCCTGTCACCGGCTTCCCTGCAAATGGTTTTCGGTGAGGATGGACAAGCTCCCAGCAGCTTGTTCCTTCGTGTTCAGGAAACCCGACTCGAGAGCGGGGAAGTGTTGTCCTTTGATATCTCAGTGGAACGTGAAGATACCCAGTGGAATATCAACCTTCCCAATATGGGATCTTCGTATCTGGTTGATCTTTGCTGGCGTGACCGTAAGGGAAATGAGATGTCCCTGGCACAGAGCAAGAGTATCGAAACCTATCCTGCCTACTGGCAGAAGCATAGTGAAGAATTGGTGGGAGATTACTCCTCATTCCTGGCAAACTTCTCCTCCCTGGTGACAAAGGAAGGGGAGATTGTTGATAATCCAGTGATCAGGGATCTCGCACAGCATCTGAGTAAGGGGGTACTGTAA